A region of Streptomyces halobius DNA encodes the following proteins:
- a CDS encoding PP2C family protein-serine/threonine phosphatase, protein MAEGDRQPGKDTVDRSEGFGERLLGVLLDRAHEMPPQLIAPLIAEEVARVGGRDISILLQDYAQLLLVPLPGRRLAVGEPESIGDSQAGTAFLKATPVEVPQADGVRMYLPLLDGSDQVGVLTLTLDTVDDDDRRLLRRLAGLIADMLVTKHSYTDQFFLTRRRAPMSVAAEIQWSLLPPLAMSVPQVAVAGILEPAYNVAGDSFDYALNDDVLHVAVVDAMGHGLNAATMATVAIGAYRHSRRAGIDLSEIYAFMDRAIAEQFGPEHFVTAQMMRLNIATGHLQWVNAGHPAPLLVRNHRVCRQLESPTTLPVGLGGEKPQVSEQRLQRGDRVLCFTDGLIEEHQAGEEQFGEQQLIHWVNRIEHAEEGVRAVVRSLSHRLKEERGGSTSDDATLFLIEWRGGAADHLAVLE, encoded by the coding sequence ATGGCGGAGGGTGATCGGCAGCCTGGCAAGGACACGGTGGACCGGTCGGAGGGGTTCGGCGAGCGACTGCTGGGGGTGCTGCTGGACCGGGCGCACGAGATGCCGCCGCAGCTGATCGCCCCGCTGATCGCGGAAGAGGTGGCCAGGGTCGGTGGCCGGGACATCTCGATCCTCCTGCAGGACTATGCGCAGCTGCTGCTGGTGCCGCTGCCCGGTAGGCGTCTGGCCGTCGGCGAGCCCGAGTCGATCGGTGACTCCCAAGCCGGCACGGCCTTCCTGAAAGCGACCCCCGTCGAGGTACCGCAGGCTGACGGCGTCCGGATGTATCTACCGTTGTTGGACGGCAGTGACCAGGTGGGAGTGTTGACCCTCACCCTGGATACCGTCGATGACGACGACCGGCGCCTGCTGCGCAGGCTCGCCGGCCTGATCGCCGACATGCTGGTCACCAAGCACAGCTACACCGACCAGTTCTTCCTCACCCGGCGCCGCGCACCCATGAGCGTGGCTGCGGAGATCCAGTGGTCTCTGCTACCGCCGCTGGCGATGTCCGTGCCGCAGGTCGCAGTGGCCGGAATCCTGGAGCCCGCCTACAACGTCGCCGGCGACAGCTTCGACTACGCACTCAACGACGACGTCCTGCACGTGGCCGTGGTTGACGCGATGGGCCATGGCTTGAACGCCGCCACCATGGCCACCGTCGCCATCGGCGCCTACCGGCACTCCAGACGTGCCGGCATCGACCTGTCCGAGATCTACGCGTTCATGGATCGGGCCATCGCCGAGCAGTTCGGACCCGAACACTTCGTCACCGCGCAGATGATGCGCCTGAACATCGCAACGGGCCACCTGCAGTGGGTCAACGCGGGCCACCCCGCACCGCTGCTGGTCCGCAACCACCGGGTCTGTCGGCAACTGGAGAGCCCGACCACCTTGCCGGTCGGCCTCGGAGGTGAAAAGCCGCAGGTCAGCGAGCAGAGACTGCAACGCGGCGACCGGGTGTTGTGCTTCACCGACGGCCTGATCGAGGAGCACCAAGCCGGCGAGGAGCAGTTCGGCGAGCAACAACTCATCCACTGGGTCAACCGCATCGAGCACGCAGAGGAGGGAGTGCGGGCAGTGGTGCGATCGCTCTCCCACAGACTGAAGGAGGAACGGGGCGGGAGCACCAGTGACGATGCGACCCTCTTCCTGATCGAGTGGCGCGGGGGCGCCGCCGACCACCTCGCCGTCCTGGAGTGA
- a CDS encoding YjbQ family protein, with protein sequence MAGTFTTRTINITTGPAETLHDLTNTCSAFLREAAHGRNGLLNIFTPHATSGLAIIETGAGSDDDLLTALRDLLPADDRWQDRHGSPGRGGTHMLPALVPPHATLPVVDGELELGTSQSVVLVNTDRESPERQVRLSFLG encoded by the coding sequence ATGGCTGGCACCTTCACCACCCGCACGATCAACATCACAACCGGCCCCGCGGAGACCCTGCACGACCTCACGAACACATGCTCCGCGTTCCTCCGAGAGGCCGCTCACGGGCGAAACGGACTGCTGAACATCTTCACCCCCCACGCGACGTCCGGCCTGGCCATCATCGAGACCGGCGCGGGCAGTGACGATGACCTGTTGACGGCCCTGCGCGACCTTCTTCCCGCGGACGACCGCTGGCAAGACCGCCACGGCAGTCCAGGCCGCGGCGGCACTCACATGCTCCCGGCTCTGGTCCCACCGCACGCCACGTTGCCCGTAGTCGACGGTGAACTGGAACTGGGGACCTCGCAGTCCGTCGTGCTGGTGAACACCGACCGGGAGAGCCCGGAACGCCAAGTCCGGCTGTCTTTCCTCGGCTGA